One Pseudodesulfovibrio senegalensis DNA segment encodes these proteins:
- a CDS encoding ABC transporter substrate-binding protein, with product MKRICLVVLIFVLLATSAMCAEKTYSISVNQIVEHPALDALRQGFMDSLKDEGVKAEYNVHIAQGNAATNTQIASQILGEQPDLVLAISTSSAQVVAQKIKDRPILFTGVTDPVTAGLVKSLEKPGANISGMTDLSPMKKHVELIREIVPSVKSIGVIYNSGEPNSIVLVNLLKKYASEMSIDVVEGTIANSSGVYQAAKSLVGRADVVYVPTDNTVVSAIESAVKVCRQNHLPLIAADVDSVERGAVAALAVDYYLMGRQTGEMGARVLRDGAKPADMHVETIRQLRLYANQKSAEAMGVKLPQSVLSRADKIIE from the coding sequence ATGAAAAGGATCTGTCTTGTCGTTTTGATTTTTGTTCTTCTTGCCACATCCGCCATGTGTGCTGAGAAGACATACTCCATTTCTGTTAATCAGATTGTGGAACACCCCGCTTTGGACGCCCTGCGTCAGGGATTTATGGATTCCCTGAAGGATGAGGGGGTCAAGGCCGAATACAACGTGCACATCGCACAGGGCAATGCGGCCACAAATACACAGATCGCCAGTCAGATTCTCGGGGAGCAACCCGATCTGGTGCTGGCCATTTCCACGTCTTCCGCCCAGGTTGTTGCCCAGAAGATCAAAGATCGCCCCATTCTGTTCACTGGTGTAACCGATCCGGTAACGGCAGGGTTGGTCAAAAGCTTGGAAAAACCCGGGGCAAACATCAGTGGCATGACTGATCTCAGCCCCATGAAGAAGCATGTGGAGCTGATTCGAGAAATTGTTCCGTCCGTCAAATCCATCGGTGTGATCTACAATTCGGGTGAACCGAATTCCATCGTGCTCGTCAACCTGCTCAAAAAGTATGCGTCCGAAATGAGTATCGACGTGGTTGAAGGAACCATAGCCAACTCGTCTGGTGTTTATCAGGCTGCCAAAAGTCTTGTTGGGCGTGCGGACGTTGTTTATGTTCCGACCGACAACACTGTGGTTTCCGCCATCGAGTCGGCCGTCAAGGTCTGCCGACAGAACCATTTGCCGCTGATTGCCGCGGATGTTGATTCGGTAGAACGCGGCGCGGTTGCTGCCCTTGCCGTCGATTACTATCTTATGGGGCGCCAGACTGGTGAAATGGGTGCCCGTGTTTTGCGGGATGGTGCTAAGCCTGCCGACATGCATGTCGAAACGATAAGGCAACTGCGTCTGTATGCGAACCAGAAGTCCGCAGAGGCCATGGGTGTCAAGCTGCCCCAATCCGTTCTTTCCCGTGCGGACAAGATTATCGAGTAA
- a CDS encoding divergent polysaccharide deacetylase family protein gives MTQDREPLESGSEKTHSTEKETGLDRLKHRLFRPGVLIAVFAVVLCGMGVVIHLLMNSAPPVPVVMESKEPVVLQAVSPESSKRIYEEAFGGLEEIVKQVDFALLEALRTSGIDMQRLELDEVTIRSHAGQDYHFQRLRIPNVKKRDAFLLALQKSLSKRVTNAYLTGDGDHVSLMVGDVNTHDILLDGIRQTPSAPAPNRVNGPKLVVVIDDVGENMKILKGLLSIDLPLVYAVWPASSHMNESVRLLRKAGRDILVHFPMQPKGYPRVNPGEGALFVTMNAREISNTVRKYVAMIPEAIGANNHMGSLFTENKPGMRAALKEFKKRGLFFLDSMTTPKSVGRDVARSIAIPFYKRNVFLDNVKDVSSIVYQLRKAERIAQSRGQAIAIGHPHPATLAAIRQWATRRNKKVTVVPLSRLKPAFSDS, from the coding sequence ATGACTCAGGACAGGGAGCCGTTGGAAAGCGGCTCGGAAAAAACGCATAGCACTGAAAAAGAAACCGGGCTGGACAGGCTGAAACATCGCCTGTTCCGGCCCGGTGTTCTCATTGCTGTCTTTGCTGTCGTGTTGTGCGGCATGGGAGTGGTTATTCATCTGCTCATGAATTCCGCTCCGCCCGTTCCCGTCGTTATGGAATCCAAAGAGCCGGTCGTCCTTCAGGCTGTATCTCCGGAATCATCCAAACGTATTTATGAGGAAGCCTTTGGCGGCTTGGAAGAGATCGTCAAACAGGTTGACTTCGCTTTGTTGGAAGCCCTGCGTACGAGCGGAATCGATATGCAGCGGCTGGAGTTGGATGAGGTGACGATCCGCAGCCACGCCGGACAGGATTATCATTTCCAGCGCTTGCGCATACCGAATGTCAAAAAGCGTGATGCCTTTTTATTGGCTTTGCAGAAGAGTTTGTCCAAGCGTGTGACCAATGCGTATCTTACAGGAGACGGTGACCATGTTTCCCTGATGGTCGGAGACGTCAACACCCATGATATCCTGCTGGATGGCATCCGACAAACGCCCTCTGCCCCTGCCCCCAATCGCGTCAATGGACCCAAGCTGGTTGTCGTCATTGATGACGTTGGTGAAAATATGAAAATTCTCAAGGGGTTGTTGTCCATCGATTTACCCCTTGTCTATGCGGTCTGGCCTGCCAGCAGTCATATGAACGAATCTGTACGTTTACTTCGTAAGGCCGGACGGGATATTCTTGTTCATTTTCCCATGCAGCCCAAAGGCTATCCCCGCGTGAACCCCGGCGAAGGGGCATTGTTTGTAACCATGAATGCCCGTGAAATCAGCAATACGGTCCGGAAATACGTCGCCATGATTCCCGAGGCCATCGGTGCCAATAATCATATGGGGTCGCTTTTCACGGAAAACAAGCCCGGGATGCGGGCAGCGCTCAAGGAATTTAAGAAACGTGGGCTTTTCTTTCTGGACAGCATGACCACACCGAAAAGTGTCGGCCGGGATGTAGCTCGTTCCATTGCCATACCTTTTTACAAACGCAACGTCTTTCTGGATAACGTCAAGGATGTTTCCTCCATTGTGTACCAATTGCGCAAGGCCGAAAGGATTGCCCAGAGTCGAGGCCAGGCCATTGCCATCGGCCATCCGCATCCGGCAACTTTGGCCGCAATCAGGCAATGGGCAACTCGTCGCAACAAGAAAGTGACCGTTGTCCCCTTATCACGGCTCAAACCGGCTTTTTCAGATTCGTGA
- the fliM gene encoding flagellar motor switch protein FliM → MSKILEQDEVDALLRGLSGGDVETEAELPEDDSGVVSFDLANQDRIIRGRMPVLEIVNDRFARLCTNALANTMRKRVDINPISIDMSKFGDFMRSLPVPTSISIFKMDPLRGNALLVVDSRLVFALVENFFGGAGSQPKVEGRDFTPIEQAIVERVVKIALTNMEESWQPVHEVHIEMVRTEVNPQFAAIVPPSDVVIVVTFEVELENAIGSLIICLPYATMEPIRSKLHASFQSERLEVDHAWINRFKERLMETPVEMVVRLGQSKISGRQLMNLKTGDILLLDTDEDELLEAEIEGIKKFEGLPGRVKGNKAFKVKKEQELRF, encoded by the coding sequence ATGAGCAAGATTCTCGAACAAGATGAAGTTGATGCCCTGTTGCGCGGACTTTCGGGGGGCGACGTAGAGACCGAGGCGGAGCTTCCTGAAGATGATTCCGGCGTGGTCTCTTTTGACCTCGCCAACCAGGATAGAATCATCCGCGGACGCATGCCGGTCCTTGAAATCGTCAATGACCGTTTTGCGCGGTTGTGCACCAACGCCCTTGCCAACACCATGCGCAAGCGCGTGGACATAAACCCCATTTCCATCGACATGTCCAAGTTTGGCGACTTCATGCGCTCCCTGCCTGTTCCCACATCCATCTCCATATTCAAAATGGACCCCTTGCGCGGCAACGCCCTGCTCGTTGTCGATTCAAGGCTGGTCTTTGCTCTGGTTGAAAATTTCTTTGGTGGTGCCGGAAGCCAGCCCAAGGTGGAGGGGCGCGATTTCACACCCATCGAGCAGGCCATTGTCGAACGTGTTGTCAAGATTGCCCTGACCAATATGGAAGAATCGTGGCAGCCTGTTCACGAGGTGCACATCGAGATGGTTCGCACCGAGGTCAACCCGCAATTTGCTGCCATTGTACCCCCCTCGGACGTGGTTATCGTGGTTACGTTCGAGGTTGAGCTGGAAAATGCCATCGGTTCGCTGATTATCTGCCTGCCCTATGCCACCATGGAACCCATTCGTTCCAAGTTGCATGCCTCGTTCCAGTCGGAACGCCTTGAAGTTGACCACGCGTGGATCAACCGGTTCAAGGAACGTCTCATGGAAACGCCCGTCGAAATGGTTGTGCGGCTTGGTCAAAGCAAAATTTCCGGCCGACAACTCATGAATCTCAAAACCGGCGATATTTTATTGTTGGATACGGATGAGGATGAACTGCTGGAGGCGGAGATCGAAGGGATCAAGAAGTTCGAAGGATTGCCCGGAAGGGTCAAGGGCAACAAGGCCTTCAAGGTCAAGAAGGAACAGGAACTTCGTTTTTGA
- the ndk gene encoding nucleoside-diphosphate kinase has translation MSKELTFSIIKPDAVAAGNIGSILQMISDAGLKIKATKMIHMSREQAEGFYAVHKERPFFGELVDFMISGPVVVSVLEGENAIARYRELMGATNPEQAEEGTIRKKFATNIQNNAVHGSDAPETAAVEVAYFFSNIEMVG, from the coding sequence ATGAGTAAGGAACTCACTTTTTCCATCATCAAACCCGATGCGGTCGCCGCAGGCAACATCGGATCCATTCTGCAAATGATCAGCGACGCTGGCCTGAAGATCAAGGCCACCAAAATGATTCACATGTCCAGGGAGCAGGCCGAAGGGTTTTATGCCGTTCACAAGGAACGCCCCTTTTTCGGAGAACTGGTCGACTTCATGATTTCCGGTCCGGTCGTGGTTTCCGTTCTCGAAGGTGAGAACGCCATTGCCCGCTACCGCGAACTCATGGGCGCAACCAACCCCGAACAGGCTGAGGAAGGAACCATCCGCAAGAAGTTTGCGACCAACATTCAAAACAATGCCGTTCATGGTTCGGATGCTCCCGAAACCGCGGCTGTTGAGGTTGCATACTTCTTCAGCAACATTGAAATGGTGGGATAA
- a CDS encoding ABC transporter ATP-binding protein, whose translation MSGRITITGAFKAFNRGSVNEVKAINGIDLTIDAGDFITIIGSNGAGKSTFLNALSGSFLLDSGSIVMGDDDVTSWPEHKRAAKIGRVFQDPLLGTCAGATIEQNMALAMKRGKSRGLGFGVKARDRALFQENLAQLGLGLEDRLRTATGLLSGGQRQALTMLMATMVRPELLLLDEHTAALDPKTAQMILELTQEMVEQQSLTALMVTHNMSQAINLGNRLVMFHRGRVVLDIAGEEKQNLRVEDLLQRFAELRGDEELSDRMLLC comes from the coding sequence ATGAGTGGCCGTATCACGATAACCGGGGCCTTCAAGGCCTTCAACAGGGGCAGCGTGAATGAGGTCAAGGCAATCAACGGTATTGACCTGACCATCGATGCGGGGGATTTCATTACGATCATTGGTTCCAACGGTGCCGGAAAATCAACTTTTCTCAATGCTCTTTCAGGGAGTTTTCTCTTGGATTCCGGGTCGATTGTAATGGGAGACGACGATGTAACTTCTTGGCCTGAACACAAGCGTGCAGCCAAGATTGGTCGGGTTTTTCAGGACCCGCTTCTGGGGACCTGTGCCGGGGCGACCATAGAACAGAACATGGCCCTCGCCATGAAACGGGGAAAATCTCGAGGGCTCGGCTTTGGTGTCAAAGCCAGGGATCGCGCCCTTTTTCAGGAGAATCTGGCCCAACTGGGCCTGGGGCTGGAAGACAGACTTCGGACAGCTACAGGGTTGCTGTCCGGAGGACAACGTCAGGCCCTGACCATGCTTATGGCCACAATGGTTCGTCCTGAATTATTGTTGTTGGATGAACACACGGCGGCACTTGATCCGAAAACCGCTCAGATGATATTGGAGCTGACGCAGGAAATGGTTGAACAGCAGAGCCTGACGGCTCTCATGGTCACCCATAACATGAGTCAGGCCATCAATTTGGGCAACCGTCTGGTCATGTTCCACCGTGGACGCGTGGTTTTGGATATTGCAGGTGAAGAAAAGCAGAATCTTAGGGTTGAGGATCTGCTGCAGCGTTTTGCCGAGCTCAGAGGTGACGAAGAGCTTTCGGACCGTATGCTCTTGTGCTGA
- a CDS encoding ABC transporter permease, producing the protein MTLYAFYGALEQGFAYGLMVLGVYLTFRILDFPDLTVDGSLPLGASVSAVAISSGYSPFVAIFMACGAGFLAGMVTGILNTKLKILHLLASILTMIALYSVNLRIMGKPNVSLLGQNTVVDWFMELSGLPQYLSTPILFCAVCVLAAVTLVWFLHTEIGLALLATGDNPQMITSQGVNTHTVIIFGVGLSNAMVACSGALVAQNQGAADVNMGVGSIVAGLASVIIGETVFGDRTIFRAIVAALLGSVLYRVAIALALGLKLGAFSITPSDLNLITALLVVVALTAPGIKKKLFFRGAAS; encoded by the coding sequence ATGACTTTATACGCGTTTTATGGAGCTTTGGAACAGGGGTTCGCCTATGGCCTTATGGTTTTGGGTGTCTATCTGACGTTCAGGATATTGGATTTTCCCGATCTCACGGTTGATGGAAGTTTGCCCTTGGGGGCATCCGTTTCCGCGGTGGCAATATCATCCGGGTATTCCCCTTTCGTGGCCATTTTCATGGCTTGCGGGGCTGGTTTTCTGGCTGGTATGGTGACGGGAATTCTGAATACAAAGCTCAAGATTTTGCATCTGCTGGCGTCCATATTGACCATGATCGCCCTGTATTCCGTAAATCTGCGGATCATGGGAAAACCGAATGTCAGCCTGCTTGGGCAGAATACCGTGGTCGATTGGTTCATGGAACTTTCCGGCCTTCCCCAATATTTGTCCACCCCAATCCTTTTTTGTGCGGTTTGTGTGCTGGCGGCGGTTACCCTTGTCTGGTTTCTGCATACGGAAATCGGGCTGGCGCTTCTTGCCACCGGAGACAACCCCCAGATGATTACCAGCCAGGGCGTAAATACGCATACGGTAATCATTTTCGGTGTTGGACTTTCCAACGCCATGGTGGCCTGCTCCGGTGCCCTGGTGGCCCAGAATCAGGGGGCTGCGGACGTGAATATGGGCGTGGGCAGCATTGTTGCCGGCCTGGCATCCGTCATTATCGGTGAAACTGTCTTCGGCGACCGGACCATCTTTCGCGCCATCGTTGCTGCCCTGCTCGGTTCGGTCCTGTACCGCGTCGCCATAGCGCTGGCTCTCGGCCTCAAACTTGGGGCCTTTTCCATCACACCGAGCGACCTGAACCTGATCACCGCGCTTCTGGTGGTGGTTGCCCTGACTGCGCCGGGTATAAAGAAAAAGTTATTCTTCAGGGGGGCCGCGTCATGA